One Nodularia sp. LEGE 06071 DNA segment encodes these proteins:
- a CDS encoding asparagine synthetase B family protein has product MSGFIGIFNSNGQPIDPALLQQMTDLMTPQAPDAQDTWSNGSIGFGHALLRTTWESEKERQPHSLDGNLWITGDIRLDRRRELIERLRASGCSVNNDAPDVNLVLYTYQVWGDACLERLSGDFAFAIWDSRQQRLFCARDHFGIVPFYYAEMGNSLIFSNHINPIRLHPEVSDRLNEASIADFLLFSMNLDVATTTFADIQKLPPAHTLICSEGRVRIRRYWQLPEAVERLNYQRPEDYIEQFQELFERSIADRLRTNSAGTHLSGGMDSTSIAATAYKLMKATGSPVDFRAYTIIYKQLITDDEGDYATQVAEMAGFPLEYLVAEDYIPQAPPQDPEYLYPEPLLIPTQVAEVEITRRISGYSRVLLAGFGGDPAFEPVPNEQYNSVHNQDFMLNPLGYIRSLRRQLGLGTRLRQLLGIKQPGQKKRELPDWFNPDFAEQMQLEARLQDRLTGSPQRDRYGMATAPLWSNIFAWSDPGFSGFPVKVRFPFFDLPLVLFLLSVPPKPWFENKFLLREAMPGILPDSVRQRPKTPLRGFAHYNWVQQQGIQPWMVELVNTSALTPYVKAERLLPKLQNVVKLTPIKYNQVIPTMQLAYWLRHKPCLEVNNRPIL; this is encoded by the coding sequence ATGAGCGGTTTTATTGGTATTTTCAACAGTAATGGTCAACCCATCGACCCAGCGCTGTTACAGCAAATGACTGATTTGATGACACCTCAAGCACCCGATGCCCAGGATACCTGGAGTAACGGTTCTATTGGTTTTGGTCACGCTTTGTTGCGGACTACTTGGGAATCAGAAAAGGAACGCCAACCCCACAGTTTGGATGGTAATCTTTGGATTACAGGGGATATTCGCTTAGATAGGCGCAGGGAGTTAATTGAGCGGTTGCGTGCCTCTGGATGTAGTGTAAATAATGACGCACCAGATGTTAATTTAGTTTTATATACCTACCAAGTGTGGGGAGATGCTTGCTTAGAACGACTGAGTGGGGATTTTGCCTTTGCTATTTGGGATAGCCGCCAGCAACGCTTATTCTGCGCCAGGGATCATTTTGGTATTGTGCCTTTTTACTATGCAGAAATGGGCAACAGCCTGATTTTCAGCAATCATATCAACCCCATTCGCTTGCATCCAGAGGTATCAGATAGGCTGAATGAAGCGTCAATAGCCGATTTTCTGCTATTTAGCATGAATCTGGATGTCGCCACTACTACCTTTGCCGATATCCAAAAGTTACCCCCTGCCCACACCCTAATTTGTTCGGAAGGTAGAGTACGCATCCGGCGTTACTGGCAGTTACCGGAAGCGGTGGAACGCCTGAATTATCAGCGCCCGGAGGACTATATTGAGCAGTTTCAGGAATTGTTTGAACGGTCAATTGCCGACCGATTACGAACTAATAGTGCTGGGACTCATTTGAGTGGGGGTATGGACTCCACCAGTATCGCTGCTACTGCCTATAAATTAATGAAAGCAACGGGTTCTCCTGTGGATTTTCGGGCTTATACAATAATTTATAAACAACTGATTACCGACGATGAAGGGGACTATGCTACACAAGTTGCTGAGATGGCGGGTTTTCCCCTTGAGTATTTAGTGGCGGAAGATTACATCCCGCAGGCTCCTCCCCAAGACCCAGAATACCTGTATCCCGAACCCTTACTAATTCCCACCCAAGTGGCTGAAGTGGAAATTACACGGCGGATATCTGGGTATAGTCGGGTATTGTTAGCTGGGTTTGGGGGAGATCCGGCATTTGAACCAGTCCCTAATGAGCAGTATAATTCGGTACATAATCAGGATTTCATGCTAAATCCCTTGGGTTATATCCGCTCTCTGCGCCGTCAGTTGGGGTTGGGTACACGGTTGCGTCAGTTGCTGGGAATCAAGCAGCCAGGACAGAAAAAGAGGGAGTTACCTGACTGGTTTAACCCAGATTTTGCTGAACAAATGCAATTGGAAGCCCGACTGCAAGACAGATTAACTGGTTCACCACAGAGAGACCGCTACGGGATGGCGACTGCTCCCCTATGGTCTAATATATTTGCTTGGTCAGATCCGGGCTTTAGTGGTTTTCCCGTGAAGGTGCGCTTTCCATTTTTCGATTTGCCTTTGGTATTATTCCTGCTGTCTGTGCCGCCGAAACCTTGGTTTGAAAATAAATTCCTGCTCCGGGAAGCTATGCCAGGTATATTGCCCGATTCCGTGCGACAGCGACCCAAAACACCTCTGAGAGGTTTTGCTCATTACAACTGGGTGCAGCAGCAAGGTATCCAGCCCTGGATGGTAGAATTAGTAAACACTTCGGCTCTCACACCCTATGTGAAAGCTGAACGCCTATTGCCAAAACTACAAAATGTTGTAAAACTTACACCTATTAAATATAATCAGGTAATTCCAACTATGCAACTGGCATACTGGCTGCGCCATAAGCCTTGTTTAGAGGTAAATAACCGACCGATTTTATAA
- a CDS encoding ABC transporter ATP-binding protein, giving the protein MSLIKLIHTLRRAIQLVWQSSPLWTIFSIIFLFIQGILPLLSLYLVKLIVDTLTENIATPNPLQTFKQLLLLILISGVVALFQNIAQSLSGLTNTAQSQIVIDHIHDQIHAQSIAADLEYYENSQYYNALHRAQQQSSHIPPQILQHLVQIAQSAVSLVAMAALLISLHWAIGIILLITAIPTLLVRMKYAGKTYNQQKVLTSKEREAGYFNFMLTSLHYAKEMRLLVLGNLFRRRFQKLRKQIRQEKLNLEIQRSLKQIIAQIGSTLVIFALSAFITYQTLLGAITLGSLIMYYQAFQRGQVSLSQLLSSLAGLYENSLFLTNLFEFLDLKPNVTEPPLPKPIPSEFKTGIDFDHVRFHYPQSTRPVLEDINFNIAPGEIIALVGENGVGKTTLIKLLCRLYDPTAGNITIDGINIREFSPTDLRRKISVIFQDYVQYHLTAKENIWLGNLDILPESKQIENAARDAGADVVISQLPQGYDTMLGKWFEGGEELSIGQWQKVALARAFLRDAPIIILDEPSSALDPKAEAEIFDKFRQVVRGKIAILISHRLSTVKMADRIFVITDGKISECGSHEELIQHRGTYARLFETQAKHYR; this is encoded by the coding sequence ATGTCTCTGATAAAACTTATCCATACTCTCCGAAGAGCAATCCAATTAGTTTGGCAAAGCTCTCCCCTATGGACAATTTTCAGTATCATATTTTTATTCATCCAAGGAATATTACCCCTACTTTCTCTTTACCTGGTGAAGTTGATAGTAGATACCCTGACTGAGAATATTGCGACTCCCAACCCTCTCCAGACTTTTAAGCAATTATTACTTTTGATATTAATATCCGGGGTTGTAGCTTTATTTCAAAATATCGCTCAGTCACTTTCTGGATTAACAAACACAGCGCAATCTCAGATAGTAATAGACCATATTCATGATCAAATCCATGCTCAGTCCATAGCAGCAGATTTAGAATATTACGAAAATTCTCAATATTACAACGCTTTACACCGCGCTCAACAACAATCATCCCATATTCCACCACAGATCCTACAACATCTAGTACAGATAGCTCAAAGTGCAGTTTCATTGGTAGCAATGGCCGCCCTACTAATTTCCTTACACTGGGCAATAGGAATTATTTTATTAATTACGGCTATTCCCACATTATTAGTACGCATGAAGTATGCAGGTAAAACATATAACCAACAAAAAGTTTTAACTAGCAAAGAGCGAGAAGCTGGTTACTTTAACTTTATGCTTACTTCTTTACATTATGCCAAGGAAATGCGTTTATTAGTCCTTGGTAATTTATTTCGCCGTCGGTTTCAAAAACTACGAAAGCAAATTCGCCAAGAAAAATTGAATTTAGAAATTCAACGTTCTCTGAAACAAATTATCGCTCAAATAGGTAGTACTCTGGTGATTTTTGCCCTATCTGCTTTCATCACTTACCAGACTCTTCTGGGAGCTATTACATTAGGTAGCTTAATAATGTATTACCAAGCCTTTCAACGAGGACAAGTATCTTTGAGTCAGTTACTTAGTAGTTTAGCCGGACTTTATGAAAATAGTTTATTTTTAACTAACTTATTTGAATTTTTAGATTTAAAGCCTAATGTCACCGAACCACCATTACCCAAACCCATTCCTTCTGAATTCAAAACAGGTATCGATTTTGATCATGTCCGCTTCCATTATCCTCAAAGTACACGACCTGTCCTCGAAGATATAAATTTTAACATTGCTCCTGGAGAAATTATTGCCTTAGTAGGGGAGAATGGAGTAGGTAAAACTACTCTGATTAAACTACTCTGCCGACTTTACGATCCAACAGCAGGCAATATCACCATTGACGGTATCAATATCCGGGAATTTTCACCCACAGACTTACGTCGAAAAATCAGTGTCATTTTCCAAGACTATGTGCAGTATCACCTCACAGCCAAAGAAAATATTTGGTTAGGTAATCTCGATATTTTACCTGAGTCTAAACAAATTGAAAATGCGGCTCGTGATGCTGGTGCTGATGTAGTGATTTCCCAGTTACCCCAAGGTTATGACACTATGCTGGGTAAATGGTTTGAAGGAGGAGAAGAATTAAGTATTGGTCAGTGGCAAAAAGTAGCTTTAGCACGAGCGTTTCTCCGTGATGCGCCTATCATCATTTTAGATGAACCAAGTAGTGCTTTAGATCCTAAAGCCGAAGCTGAAATTTTTGACAAGTTTCGTCAAGTTGTTAGGGGTAAAATAGCAATCTTAATCAGTCATCGGCTTTCTACTGTGAAAATGGCTGATAGAATTTTTGTAATTACAGATGGCAAAATTAGCGAATGTGGCTCTCATGAAGAGTTAATACAACACAGAGGAACTTATGCGCGTTTATTTGAAACTCAAGCCAAACATTATAGATAA
- a CDS encoding nucleotidyltransferase family protein produces the protein MTTLLQTNQPQKNNPNSQIFHRPEIQLLLYCSRTCINAVTAEKIQKLSEQELDWNYLLRIAARNEIIPLLYQSLKLICPKAVPKNILHQLQQCFQANASRNMFLTTELLKLLDLFAAQNISAIPFKGPVFGQFAYGSLILRNISDLDILVEKQDFLRAKELLIRHGYQHKYFGEHEAAYVQAQLIRDDGLVGVDLHYGITPRDFLFTLDTEPFWEHLTSLSLAGKTVPNLSVSDALLVACVQPIKENWKSFKRICDIAELCKLCTEKDWQVFFEEMQKLGNEKTFLVSLIMAHHLLEISLPKEVSEKIRVLPSLKSTTLEISEQFFSETPNDSDLSINWGKIQLLRMSLYNNQNQIKYLAFVAFNINEKDKLMLPFPLPKYLYFLYYPLRLFRLLLTYKIGLKDINL, from the coding sequence ATGACTACTTTATTACAAACAAATCAACCCCAGAAGAACAATCCAAATTCTCAAATATTTCATCGACCCGAAATTCAACTATTACTATATTGTTCCAGAACCTGTATCAACGCTGTCACAGCAGAAAAAATTCAAAAATTAAGCGAACAAGAGTTAGATTGGAATTATTTACTGCGTATAGCTGCTCGTAACGAAATAATACCCCTACTTTATCAAAGTCTGAAGCTGATATGTCCAAAAGCTGTTCCTAAGAATATTCTGCATCAACTCCAGCAATGTTTCCAAGCTAATGCTTCCCGAAATATGTTCTTGACGACAGAACTACTTAAGCTGCTGGATTTATTTGCTGCTCAGAATATCTCTGCAATTCCTTTCAAAGGTCCTGTTTTCGGTCAGTTTGCTTATGGCAGCTTGATATTAAGAAATATATCTGACTTAGATATTTTAGTCGAAAAGCAGGACTTTCTCAGAGCCAAAGAGTTGCTTATTCGTCATGGATATCAACACAAATATTTTGGCGAACATGAAGCAGCTTATGTCCAAGCTCAACTAATCCGAGATGATGGTTTGGTGGGTGTTGATTTGCATTATGGCATTACTCCCAGGGATTTTTTGTTTACACTTGATACAGAACCCTTTTGGGAACACTTGACTAGCCTATCTCTGGCTGGTAAAACCGTTCCTAATCTTTCTGTTAGTGATGCCTTGTTAGTTGCTTGCGTACAACCAATTAAGGAGAATTGGAAGTCTTTCAAAAGGATTTGTGATATTGCCGAACTTTGCAAACTTTGTACGGAAAAAGATTGGCAAGTTTTTTTTGAGGAAATGCAGAAATTGGGCAATGAAAAAACTTTTCTAGTATCTTTGATTATGGCTCATCATTTATTAGAAATATCCCTTCCCAAGGAAGTATCTGAAAAAATTAGGGTACTTCCTTCATTAAAATCAACGACTTTAGAAATCTCTGAGCAATTTTTCAGCGAGACTCCAAATGATAGCGATCTTTCCATAAACTGGGGAAAAATCCAACTGCTAAGAATGTCGTTATATAATAATCAAAATCAAATTAAATATCTTGCCTTTGTGGCTTTTAATATTAATGAAAAAGATAAATTAATGTTGCCCTTTCCTTTGCCAAAATATCTTTATTTTTTATATTATCCATTACGTTTATTCAGATTATTGCTCACCTATAAAATAGGGTTAAAGGACATAAACCTCTAA
- a CDS encoding LysR family transcriptional regulator: protein MNQATLHQLKVFEAAARHSSFTRAAEELFLTQPTVSMQIKQLTKSVGLPLFEQVGKRLFLTEAGRELFATCRQIFETIAQFEMTVADLKGLKQGQLRLAVITTAKYFVPRLLGPFCQLYPGIEISLQVTNHERILERMVNNMDDLYIMSQVPENLDVSYEPFLDNPLVMFAPVNHPLAKEKNIPIGRLTNEPFIMREPGSGTRRAVQQLFEEHGVKVKVKLELGSNEAIKQAIAGGLGISVLSRHTLMPDSSEFSILDVEHFPIKRTWYMVHPPGKQLSIVARTYYEYLLEATKKFAEETGFSAYPKLEDIPTSLGD, encoded by the coding sequence TTGAACCAAGCAACGCTACACCAGTTGAAAGTGTTTGAGGCGGCAGCACGGCACAGTAGCTTTACTCGTGCGGCTGAGGAATTATTTCTGACTCAACCCACTGTCTCCATGCAAATTAAACAACTTACAAAATCGGTAGGGTTGCCATTATTTGAGCAGGTGGGAAAACGTCTATTCTTGACAGAAGCCGGAAGGGAATTATTTGCTACTTGTCGGCAGATTTTTGAAACTATCGCCCAGTTTGAGATGACTGTGGCGGATTTGAAAGGTTTAAAACAAGGGCAATTACGCTTGGCTGTGATTACAACAGCAAAGTATTTTGTCCCTCGTTTATTAGGGCCATTTTGTCAACTTTATCCAGGAATTGAAATTTCTTTACAAGTAACGAACCATGAACGCATCTTGGAACGGATGGTCAATAACATGGATGACTTGTACATTATGAGTCAAGTCCCAGAAAATCTAGATGTCAGCTATGAGCCATTTTTAGACAACCCCTTAGTAATGTTTGCACCGGTTAATCATCCCTTAGCAAAAGAGAAAAATATACCCATAGGAAGATTGACAAATGAACCTTTTATTATGAGGGAACCGGGTTCAGGAACTCGCCGCGCTGTGCAACAACTCTTTGAGGAACATGGTGTGAAGGTAAAAGTTAAACTGGAATTGGGCAGTAACGAGGCAATTAAACAAGCGATCGCAGGTGGTTTAGGAATTTCTGTTTTATCGCGTCATACCTTAATGCCAGACTCTTCTGAGTTCAGCATTTTGGATGTAGAACACTTTCCTATTAAGCGCACTTGGTATATGGTGCATCCACCAGGGAAACAGTTATCTATTGTTGCTCGGACCTATTATGAGTATCTCCTAGAGGCAACAAAGAAGTTTGCTGAGGAAACTGGTTTTTCTGCTTACCCTAAACTTGAGGATATTCCAACTAGCCTTGGCGACTAG
- a CDS encoding BMC domain-containing protein: METSNQHALSTIRKSRRRDSLKNTALGLVSTSSFPAIVGTADMMLKSAGVHLVGYEKIGSGQCTAIIRGGIADVRLAVEAGVQTAEQFGQLVSSLVIPRPYPNLEIVLPINSRLSKLMEEGNQSSLSNLAIGLVETRGFPAMVGACDAMLKAADVHLAAYEKIGAGLCTAIIRGTVANVAVAVEAGMFEAERIGELNAVMVIPRPLDEMENTLPLASCWIEHREPLNIPVDVEEQVAEIEVLQLPDLSQIPAKFAEEVTEEIWKDE, from the coding sequence ATGGAAACATCTAATCAACACGCTCTTAGCACAATTCGGAAATCCCGCCGTCGAGATAGTCTGAAAAACACTGCTTTAGGTTTAGTCTCTACCAGCAGCTTTCCCGCCATAGTCGGGACAGCAGATATGATGCTGAAATCGGCTGGGGTTCACTTAGTGGGGTATGAAAAAATCGGTAGTGGCCAATGTACAGCTATTATCAGGGGTGGAATTGCCGATGTCCGTCTGGCGGTTGAAGCTGGTGTTCAAACTGCTGAACAATTTGGTCAATTGGTTTCTAGTTTGGTAATTCCTCGGCCTTATCCTAACCTGGAGATAGTCCTGCCTATCAATAGCCGCCTGAGTAAATTGATGGAGGAAGGTAATCAAAGCAGTTTAAGTAACTTAGCCATTGGTTTAGTCGAGACGCGGGGCTTCCCGGCGATGGTGGGTGCTTGTGATGCTATGCTCAAAGCGGCTGATGTTCATTTAGCAGCTTATGAAAAAATTGGTGCGGGTTTGTGTACAGCCATTATTCGTGGCACTGTGGCCAATGTAGCTGTGGCCGTAGAAGCGGGAATGTTTGAGGCAGAACGCATTGGGGAATTGAACGCAGTCATGGTGATTCCTCGACCACTGGATGAAATGGAGAATACTTTGCCTTTAGCCAGTTGCTGGATTGAACACCGTGAACCCTTGAATATACCTGTAGATGTGGAAGAACAGGTGGCTGAAATAGAAGTGCTACAGTTACCTGATTTATCCCAAATCCCAGCAAAGTTTGCCGAAGAAGTGACCGAAGAAATATGGAAGGATGAATGA
- a CDS encoding transferase, translated as MSVPPLHLSNNFDSYTSGEVTIHPSAVLAPGVILQAAVNSKMIIGPGVCIGMGSILQVSEGTLEVEAGANLGAGFLMVGKGKIGANACVGSATTVFNCSIEPGKVIPPGSILGDTSRQIEQTQQLESSTNNGSETSHEEQPEAENSLDADEETVMSSTTISATTYWKFKHQSTSSSESSPTSSSQPPPVEEKTKATNSIPQKPKSSQPPTESPNSFGNQIYGQLSINRLLVTLFPHRQSLNDSISDDHSE; from the coding sequence ATGTCTGTGCCGCCACTGCACCTCAGCAACAACTTCGACTCTTACACGAGTGGCGAGGTGACTATTCATCCTAGCGCAGTACTTGCACCTGGAGTGATACTTCAAGCGGCTGTAAACAGCAAGATGATCATCGGCCCAGGGGTTTGTATTGGTATGGGGTCAATTCTCCAAGTTAGCGAAGGAACCCTAGAGGTAGAAGCAGGAGCAAACTTGGGAGCCGGTTTTTTGATGGTTGGCAAAGGCAAAATTGGCGCAAATGCTTGTGTAGGTTCAGCAACCACAGTTTTTAACTGTTCTATTGAGCCGGGAAAAGTCATTCCCCCAGGCTCAATTTTGGGAGACACGAGTCGGCAAATTGAGCAAACACAACAACTGGAATCATCCACTAATAATGGATCTGAGACCAGTCATGAAGAACAGCCAGAAGCAGAAAATAGTTTAGATGCAGATGAAGAGACAGTCATGTCCTCAACTACTATCTCAGCAACGACTTACTGGAAATTCAAACACCAGTCTACTTCCTCTTCTGAGTCTTCGCCTACATCGTCAAGCCAGCCTCCACCTGTAGAAGAAAAAACCAAAGCTACTAATTCCATTCCCCAGAAACCAAAATCTAGTCAGCCTCCCACTGAATCGCCTAATAGTTTCGGGAATCAAATTTATGGACAATTAAGTATAAATAGATTATTAGTTACATTATTTCCCCATAGGCAAAGCTTAAATGACTCCATTTCTGACGATCACTCTGAGTAA
- a CDS encoding ribulose bisphosphate carboxylase small subunit, whose amino-acid sequence MVVRSTAAPPTPWSRNLAEPKIHESAFVHPASNIIGDVRIGANVIVAPGTSIRADEGTPFFIGENTNIQDGVVIHGLDQGRVIGDDQNKYSVWVGKNVSITHMALIHGPAYVGDDAFIGFRSTVFNARVGAGCVIMMHVLIKDVEIPPGKYVPSGSIITSQHQADRLPNAEVEDQQFAHHVVGINQSLRTGYLCAADSKCIAPIRDEIAKSYTNTGITVLELERSSEVSSNSLGAEIVEQVRYLLNQGFKIGTEHVDERRFRTGCWQSCQPIQPGSMGEAIASLESCLRDHSGEYVRLFGIDSGRRRVLETIIQRPDGVVSAIKSSAYTATSNGNGNGNGRYSSNGNGHVASSGALSSETIDQIRGLLSSGYKIGTEHVDERRFRTGSWTSCKPIESTSINEVIAALEECIELHQGEYVRLIGIDANAKRRVLESIIQRPNGQVTPSDPKKSFSRASSGTATATATATSTKLSSEVVDQIRQILAGGHKVSAEHVDQRRFRTGSWSSCGQIDTRSDREAIAVLEGYLAEYPEEYVRLIGIDTKAKRRVLETIIQRP is encoded by the coding sequence ATGGTAGTCCGCAGCACGGCGGCACCCCCAACCCCGTGGTCGAGGAATTTAGCCGAGCCAAAAATCCATGAAAGCGCATTTGTACATCCGGCTTCCAACATTATTGGAGATGTCCGGATAGGCGCAAATGTAATCGTCGCTCCGGGGACCTCGATTAGAGCGGATGAAGGTACACCTTTTTTTATTGGTGAAAATACTAATATTCAAGATGGTGTAGTAATTCATGGATTGGATCAAGGCCGAGTAATTGGCGATGACCAAAATAAATACTCGGTATGGGTGGGAAAAAATGTTTCTATTACCCACATGGCATTGATTCATGGGCCGGCTTATGTAGGAGATGATGCCTTTATTGGTTTTCGTTCCACTGTATTTAACGCCAGAGTTGGTGCAGGCTGCGTCATCATGATGCACGTTTTAATTAAAGATGTAGAAATTCCTCCAGGTAAGTATGTACCTTCGGGGTCAATCATTACTAGTCAGCATCAAGCTGACCGTTTGCCAAATGCTGAAGTTGAAGATCAGCAGTTCGCTCATCATGTGGTTGGGATAAATCAGTCCTTAAGAACTGGTTATCTGTGTGCTGCGGATAGTAAATGTATTGCACCCATTCGGGATGAGATTGCTAAATCTTATACAAATACTGGTATTACTGTTTTAGAGCTAGAAAGGAGTAGTGAAGTGTCGAGCAATAGCTTGGGTGCAGAAATCGTAGAACAGGTACGTTATCTTTTAAATCAAGGATTTAAAATTGGTACTGAACACGTAGACGAAAGACGTTTCCGGACTGGTTGTTGGCAAAGTTGCCAACCCATTCAACCTGGATCAATGGGTGAAGCGATCGCATCTTTAGAAAGTTGTCTAAGAGATCATAGCGGCGAATATGTCCGGCTATTTGGCATTGATAGTGGTAGACGGCGCGTGTTAGAAACCATTATTCAACGCCCTGATGGTGTAGTGAGTGCGATTAAATCGAGCGCTTATACAGCTACTAGTAATGGTAATGGTAATGGTAATGGTCGTTACAGTAGTAATGGCAATGGTCACGTTGCCAGCAGTGGCGCACTGAGTAGCGAAACCATAGACCAAATTCGTGGTTTGCTCTCAAGCGGTTATAAAATTGGTACAGAACACGTAGATGAGCGGCGTTTCCGGACTGGTTCTTGGACCAGCTGCAAGCCCATCGAATCAACTTCCATAAATGAAGTGATTGCTGCCTTGGAAGAATGTATCGAATTGCACCAGGGCGAATATGTGCGCTTAATCGGAATTGATGCCAACGCTAAACGGCGGGTTTTAGAAAGCATTATCCAAAGACCAAACGGCCAAGTTACCCCATCTGATCCCAAAAAATCCTTTAGTAGAGCAAGTTCTGGCACTGCTACAGCCACCGCCACCGCTACCAGTACCAAATTGAGTTCGGAAGTGGTAGACCAAATCAGGCAAATTTTGGCTGGTGGTCATAAAGTTAGTGCTGAACACGTAGACCAAAGACGCTTCCGTACAGGTTCTTGGTCTAGCTGTGGTCAAATTGACACCAGATCCGACAGAGAAGCGATCGCCGTCTTGGAAGGATACCTCGCTGAATATCCCGAAGAATATGTGCGTTTGATTGGTATCGACACCAAAGCCAAACGCCGAGTCTTAGAGACGATTATCCAACGTCCTTAA
- a CDS encoding EutN/CcmL family microcompartment protein produces the protein MQIAKVRGTVVGTQKDPSLRGVKLLLLQLVDEEGNLLPSYEVAADTVGAGADEWVLVTRGSAARQILGNEQRPLDAAVVAIIDTIHLENRLMYSKKEQYR, from the coding sequence ATGCAAATTGCCAAAGTTCGTGGCACAGTAGTCGGCACACAGAAAGATCCAAGTCTTCGAGGTGTCAAACTACTGTTGTTGCAATTAGTCGATGAAGAAGGAAATCTCCTGCCAAGCTACGAAGTAGCAGCAGATACCGTAGGTGCAGGAGCAGATGAGTGGGTGCTTGTCACTCGTGGCAGTGCCGCTCGTCAAATTCTCGGTAACGAACAGCGTCCTTTGGATGCAGCAGTAGTGGCGATTATTGATACCATTCACTTGGAAAATCGCCTTATGTACAGCAAAAAAGAGCAGTATCGATAG
- a CDS encoding carbon dioxide-concentrating mechanism protein CcmK — translation MSIAVGMVETLGFPAVVEAADAMVKAARVTLVGYEKIGSGRVTVIVRGDVSEVQASVGAGVESVKRVHGGEVLSTHIIARPHENLEYVLPIRYTEDVEQFRENVNAIRPFGRRP, via the coding sequence ATGTCAATCGCAGTAGGAATGGTAGAAACTCTGGGCTTTCCAGCAGTAGTGGAAGCTGCTGATGCGATGGTGAAAGCCGCTCGTGTTACTTTGGTGGGCTATGAAAAAATCGGTAGCGGTCGAGTTACAGTCATCGTTCGAGGTGACGTTTCCGAAGTGCAAGCTTCCGTGGGTGCTGGAGTAGAATCAGTCAAACGAGTTCACGGTGGAGAAGTGTTATCTACCCATATCATTGCTCGTCCCCATGAAAACTTGGAATACGTCCTACCAATTCGCTATACCGAAGACGTAGAACAATTCCGGGAAAATGTAAACGCGATTCGTCCTTTTGGTAGAAGACCGTAA
- a CDS encoding carbon dioxide-concentrating mechanism protein CcmK: MPIAVGMIETKGFPAVVEAADAMVKAARVTLVGYEKIGSARVTVIVRGDVSEVQASVSAGVEAARRVNGGEVLSTHIIARPHENLEYVLPIRYTEAVEQFRT, translated from the coding sequence ATGCCAATTGCAGTTGGAATGATTGAGACTAAAGGCTTTCCAGCAGTAGTAGAAGCTGCTGATGCGATGGTGAAAGCCGCCCGTGTTACGTTAGTAGGATATGAAAAAATTGGTAGCGCTAGGGTAACCGTGATTGTGCGGGGAGATGTATCTGAAGTACAAGCTTCGGTTTCTGCCGGCGTTGAAGCGGCCAGGAGAGTTAATGGTGGTGAAGTATTATCAACTCACATCATTGCCCGTCCCCACGAAAACCTAGAATACGTCTTGCCGATTCGGTATACGGAAGCTGTAGAACAGTTCCGAACTTAA